From Acomys russatus chromosome 2, mAcoRus1.1, whole genome shotgun sequence, one genomic window encodes:
- the Gng10 gene encoding guanine nucleotide-binding protein G(I)/G(S)/G(O) subunit gamma-10, with product MSSGASVSALQRLVEQLKLEAGVERIKVSQAAAELQQYCMQNACKDALLLGVPAGSNPFREPRSCALL from the exons ATGTCTTCCGGGGCCAGCGTGAGCGCCCTGCAGCGCCTGGTGGAGCAGCTCAAGCTGGAGGCGGGCGTGGAGCGGATCAAG GTCTCTCAGGCAGCTGCAGAGCTGCAGCAGTACTGCATGCAGAATGCCTGTAAGGACGCCCTGCTGCTTGGTGTTCCAGCTGGAAGCAACCCCTTCCGGGAGCCCAGATCCTGTGCTTTACTTTGA